The Rhinopithecus roxellana isolate Shanxi Qingling chromosome 14, ASM756505v1, whole genome shotgun sequence genome includes a window with the following:
- the LOC104673070 gene encoding protein FAM240C: MVGKNMSKSLTLKNPGRVAYDSGGIKMFWEKKIEHHARHLQNEDMRVRRSALNKLRMGWAEQLEVRNKMLQGPGKCPDRVPEIAEPLHTKDKMAA; this comes from the exons ATGGTTGGAAAA aacATGAGTAAAAGCCTCACACTGAAGAATCCTGGAAGAGTAGCATATGATTCAGGTGGGATAAAGAtgttttgggagaaaaaaattgagcATCACGCAAGACACCTGCAGAACGAGGACATGAGGGTTCGCAGGAGCGCCCTGAACAA GCTCCGCATGGGATGGGCTGAGCAGCTGGAGGTGAGGAACAAGATGCTGCAGGGCCCAGGGAAGTGCCCAGACAGGGTCCCGGAGATCGCTGAGCCCCTCCACACCAAGGACAAGATGGCGGCCTGA